The Corythoichthys intestinalis isolate RoL2023-P3 chromosome 1, ASM3026506v1, whole genome shotgun sequence genome has a segment encoding these proteins:
- the LOC130920242 gene encoding SKI family transcriptional corepressor 1 homolog-B-like isoform X1 — MASIPGQLREERSSPSPKRDAPGLSGPLKPNQVSETSLYGVPIVSLVIDGRERLCLAQISNTLLKNYSYNEIHNRRVALGITCVQCTPVQLELLRRAGAMPISSRRCGMITKREAERLCKSFLGAHSPPKLPENFAFDVSHECAWGCRGSFIPARYNSSRAKCIKCTFCNMYFSPNKFIFHSHRTPESKYLQPDAANFNSWRRHLKLTEKKPSDDINHAWEDVKAMFNGGSRKRTLPMGSSGERSPVKAQISSALGRTSSPEVPRKTLRCDEDQGSNNITLASSARSFPLIPVPSKNFGMLQKIPPPLFPHHPYSFSYGLCPKKSDGLPDVTKANVPSVFWPAAKDALYPAFPVFWPTASSLPMPPYPASPPKAPEMPGVRQTDLDLSDQSERSANTPKEAQHQQQEAGERCPSSSGNDDRSGDEIPHRKISYISAFRPVVKDTETIAKLYGTREGFGVRPGYLSPDFVSETSSYRSMSPDRDTVGDEDDDPDVDVESNKGEEDEEPRGNRRDLPVQVETGEESQEKPAPCSPAGASPEGHLHTGSSDEGRHTRDCSPLQYVYAHEKDCQVHVDEKLELSSSPCRSNGAYQDHRIIKSNQEQKDNQAEGALRIDISVQEQNLENMAKEELQKQLVEQMQLRKKLEREFQHLKDNFQDQMKRELSYREEMVQQLQIVREAHDTLHHFSCKMLTPRQCTGACTFKPPLLPP; from the exons ATGGCGTCAATACCCGGCCAGCTTCGAGAAGAGCGCTCCTCCCCGAGTCCTAAACGGGACGCACCGGGCCTCTCAGGCCCCCTCAAGCCGAACCAAGTGAGCGAGACCTCCCTTTACGGGGTCCCCATCGTCTCTCTGGTCATAGACGGGAGGGAAAGACTGTGCCTGGCCCAGATCTCCAACACGCTTCTGAAGAACTACAGCTATAACGAGATCCACAACCGCAGGGTAGCGTTGGGTATCACCTGCGTCCAGTGCACCCCCGTCCAGCTTGAGCTCCTGCGACGCGCCGGCGCCATGCCCATCTCGTCCAGACGCTGCGGCATGATCACCAAGCGAGAGGCCGAGCGACTGTGCAAGTCTTTCCTGGGGGCGCACAGCCCCCCGAAGCTGCCCGAGAATTTCGCCTTCGACGTGTCACACGAATGCGCGTGGGGCTGCCGGGGCAGCTTCATCCCGGCCAGATACAACAGCTCCAGGGCCAAATGCATTAAGTGCACCTTTTGCAACATGTATTTCTCCCCCAATAAATTCATTTTCCACTCGCATCGCACCCCGGAGTCCAAGTACCTGCAGCCGGACGCGGCCAACTTCAACTCGTGGAGACGCCACCTCAAGCTGACTGAAAAGAAGCCCTCGGATGACATCAACCACGCGTGGGAGGATGTCAAAGCCATGTTTAACGGGGGAAGCAGAAAGAGGACCCTTCCGATGGGGAGCTCGGGAGAGCGCTCGCCCGTCAAAGCGCAAATTTCCTCCGCGCTCGGCCGCACCTCTTCACCGGAAGTCCCGCGCAAAACTTTACGTTGCGACGAGGATCAAGGGAGCAATAACATCACTTTGGCGAGCAGCGCGAGGAGCTTCCCCCTTATCCCGGTGCCTAGTAAAAACTTTGGCATGCTCCAAAAAATCCCTCCACCCTTATTCCCACACCACCCGTACAGTTTCAGCTACGGCTTGTGTCCGAAAAAAAGCGACGGCTTGCCGGATGTGACGAAAGCAAACGTGCCCAGTGTGTTTTGGCCTGCCGCCAAGGACGCCCTTTACCCCGCTTTCCCCGTGTTTTGGCCCACGGCGAGCAGCCTCCCCATGCCGCCCTACCCGGCCTCCCCGCCCAAAGCTCCGGAGATGCCCGGGGTCCGCCAGACCGACCTCGACCTATCAGACCAAAGCGAAAGGAGTGCAAACACCCCCAAAGAGGCTCAACACCAGCAGCAAGAAGCAGGGGAGCGATGTCCCAGTTCATCCGGCAACGACGACAGGTCCGGTGATGAGATCCCGCATCGGAAAATCAGCTACATCTCCGCTTTCAGACCTGTGGTCAAAGACACAGAGACCATCGCTAAATTGTACGGGACCCGGGAGGGCTTCGGCGTGAGGCCCGGCTACCTTTCACCGGACTTTGTCAGCGAGACCTCCAGCTATAGGTCCATGTCCCCGGACAGAGACACCGTGGGGGACGAGGACGACGACCCCGACGTGGATGTAGAATCCAACAAGGGGGAAGAGGATGAGGAACCAAGAGGGAACCGCCGTGATCTTCCCGTGCAGGTCGAAACGGGGGAAGAAAGCCAGGAGAAACCTGCGCCCTGCAGCCCCGCTGGAGCATCACCGGAGGGCCATTTGCACACCGGCTCGTCGGATGAAGGCAGGCACACGCGGGATTGTTCGCCTCTTCAATAC GTGTACGCGCATGAAAAGGACTGCCAAGTGCACGTGGACGAGAAGCTCGAGTTGTCGAGCAGTCCCTGCAGATCAAACG GTGCTTACCAAGATCATCGAATCATAAAATCAAATCAGGAACAAAAGGACAACCAAG CTGAAGGAGCTTTACGCATTGACATCAGCGTACAAGAACAAAATCTGGAGAACATGGCAAAAG AGGAGTTGCAGAAGCAACTTGTGGAGCAGATGCAGCTCAGGAAAAAGCTAGAGAgagaattccaacatctaaaag ATAATTTTCAGGATCAAATGAAGCGTGAGCTGTCCTACAGAGAGGAAATGGTCCAGCAGCTGCAGATTGTTCGAG AAGCTCACGACACCCTACATCATTTCTCCTGCAAGATGCTGACCCCTCGCCAGTGTACTGGAGCCTGCACCTTTAAACCTCCTCTGCTGCCTCCTTAA
- the LOC130920242 gene encoding SKI family transcriptional corepressor 1 homolog-B-like isoform X2 has translation MASIPGQLREERSSPSPKRDAPGLSGPLKPNQVSETSLYGVPIVSLVIDGRERLCLAQISNTLLKNYSYNEIHNRRVALGITCVQCTPVQLELLRRAGAMPISSRRCGMITKREAERLCKSFLGAHSPPKLPENFAFDVSHECAWGCRGSFIPARYNSSRAKCIKCTFCNMYFSPNKFIFHSHRTPESKYLQPDAANFNSWRRHLKLTEKKPSDDINHAWEDVKAMFNGGSRKRTLPMGSSGERSPVKAQISSALGRTSSPEVPRKTLRCDEDQGSNNITLASSARSFPLIPVPSKNFGMLQKIPPPLFPHHPYSFSYGLCPKKSDGLPDVTKANVPSVFWPAAKDALYPAFPVFWPTASSLPMPPYPASPPKAPEMPGVRQTDLDLSDQSERSANTPKEAQHQQQEAGERCPSSSGNDDRSGDEIPHRKISYISAFRPVVKDTETIAKLYGTREGFGVRPGYLSPDFVSETSSYRSMSPDRDTVGDEDDDPDVDVESNKGEEDEEPRGNRRDLPVQVETGEESQEKPAPCSPAGASPEGHLHTGSSDEGRHTRDCSPLQYVYAHEKDCQVHVDEKLELSSSPCRSNGAYQDHRIIKSNQEQKDNQAEGALRIDISVQEQNLENMAKEELQKQLVEQMQLRKKLEREFQHLKDNFQDQMKRELSYREEMVQQLQIVRAHDTLHHFSCKMLTPRQCTGACTFKPPLLPP, from the exons ATGGCGTCAATACCCGGCCAGCTTCGAGAAGAGCGCTCCTCCCCGAGTCCTAAACGGGACGCACCGGGCCTCTCAGGCCCCCTCAAGCCGAACCAAGTGAGCGAGACCTCCCTTTACGGGGTCCCCATCGTCTCTCTGGTCATAGACGGGAGGGAAAGACTGTGCCTGGCCCAGATCTCCAACACGCTTCTGAAGAACTACAGCTATAACGAGATCCACAACCGCAGGGTAGCGTTGGGTATCACCTGCGTCCAGTGCACCCCCGTCCAGCTTGAGCTCCTGCGACGCGCCGGCGCCATGCCCATCTCGTCCAGACGCTGCGGCATGATCACCAAGCGAGAGGCCGAGCGACTGTGCAAGTCTTTCCTGGGGGCGCACAGCCCCCCGAAGCTGCCCGAGAATTTCGCCTTCGACGTGTCACACGAATGCGCGTGGGGCTGCCGGGGCAGCTTCATCCCGGCCAGATACAACAGCTCCAGGGCCAAATGCATTAAGTGCACCTTTTGCAACATGTATTTCTCCCCCAATAAATTCATTTTCCACTCGCATCGCACCCCGGAGTCCAAGTACCTGCAGCCGGACGCGGCCAACTTCAACTCGTGGAGACGCCACCTCAAGCTGACTGAAAAGAAGCCCTCGGATGACATCAACCACGCGTGGGAGGATGTCAAAGCCATGTTTAACGGGGGAAGCAGAAAGAGGACCCTTCCGATGGGGAGCTCGGGAGAGCGCTCGCCCGTCAAAGCGCAAATTTCCTCCGCGCTCGGCCGCACCTCTTCACCGGAAGTCCCGCGCAAAACTTTACGTTGCGACGAGGATCAAGGGAGCAATAACATCACTTTGGCGAGCAGCGCGAGGAGCTTCCCCCTTATCCCGGTGCCTAGTAAAAACTTTGGCATGCTCCAAAAAATCCCTCCACCCTTATTCCCACACCACCCGTACAGTTTCAGCTACGGCTTGTGTCCGAAAAAAAGCGACGGCTTGCCGGATGTGACGAAAGCAAACGTGCCCAGTGTGTTTTGGCCTGCCGCCAAGGACGCCCTTTACCCCGCTTTCCCCGTGTTTTGGCCCACGGCGAGCAGCCTCCCCATGCCGCCCTACCCGGCCTCCCCGCCCAAAGCTCCGGAGATGCCCGGGGTCCGCCAGACCGACCTCGACCTATCAGACCAAAGCGAAAGGAGTGCAAACACCCCCAAAGAGGCTCAACACCAGCAGCAAGAAGCAGGGGAGCGATGTCCCAGTTCATCCGGCAACGACGACAGGTCCGGTGATGAGATCCCGCATCGGAAAATCAGCTACATCTCCGCTTTCAGACCTGTGGTCAAAGACACAGAGACCATCGCTAAATTGTACGGGACCCGGGAGGGCTTCGGCGTGAGGCCCGGCTACCTTTCACCGGACTTTGTCAGCGAGACCTCCAGCTATAGGTCCATGTCCCCGGACAGAGACACCGTGGGGGACGAGGACGACGACCCCGACGTGGATGTAGAATCCAACAAGGGGGAAGAGGATGAGGAACCAAGAGGGAACCGCCGTGATCTTCCCGTGCAGGTCGAAACGGGGGAAGAAAGCCAGGAGAAACCTGCGCCCTGCAGCCCCGCTGGAGCATCACCGGAGGGCCATTTGCACACCGGCTCGTCGGATGAAGGCAGGCACACGCGGGATTGTTCGCCTCTTCAATAC GTGTACGCGCATGAAAAGGACTGCCAAGTGCACGTGGACGAGAAGCTCGAGTTGTCGAGCAGTCCCTGCAGATCAAACG GTGCTTACCAAGATCATCGAATCATAAAATCAAATCAGGAACAAAAGGACAACCAAG CTGAAGGAGCTTTACGCATTGACATCAGCGTACAAGAACAAAATCTGGAGAACATGGCAAAAG AGGAGTTGCAGAAGCAACTTGTGGAGCAGATGCAGCTCAGGAAAAAGCTAGAGAgagaattccaacatctaaaag ATAATTTTCAGGATCAAATGAAGCGTGAGCTGTCCTACAGAGAGGAAATGGTCCAGCAGCTGCAGATTGTTCGAG CTCACGACACCCTACATCATTTCTCCTGCAAGATGCTGACCCCTCGCCAGTGTACTGGAGCCTGCACCTTTAAACCTCCTCTGCTGCCTCCTTAA